A region from the Thermodesulforhabdaceae bacterium genome encodes:
- a CDS encoding methylmalonyl-CoA mutase family protein: MGTKMFSESAIERIEQEYKEWLHEYEKALQKLPERLERFSTVSDMEVKNLYTPLDIKNKDFMEDIGFPGCYPFTRGVQTTMYRGRLWTMRMFAGLGTAEQTNERFHYLIDHGETGLSVAFDFPTLMGYDTDSPLARGECGRCGVAIDTIDDMQRLFARINLEEVTTSMTINPPASVIWAMYIANAENEGYSRKKLGGTIQNDCLKEFIAQKTLMLPPEPSIRLVVDTVEFGTREVPRWNTISISGYHIREAGATAVQELAFTIYDGITYVEECIKRGLNVDDFAGRLSFFWNSHIDFFEEIAKMRAARRMWARIMKNRFKAQNPRSMMCRFHVQTAGCSLTAQEPYNNIIRTTTEALAAILGGCQSLHTNSLDEVYMIPSEFAVKIALRTQQILAYEVGAANVIDPLAGSYYLEALTDRMEEEANEYIRKLDEMGGMVAAIEKNYPQMEIAESAYRFQQQVERGEKAIIGINMFPSEIPPLEVLKIDPEIERLQIERLHKFKEKRNKVKLQKALDELRRRCEGKPCWENNVMPALIEAVKAGATEQECCDVYREVFGTYTDPASF; encoded by the coding sequence ATGGGAACAAAGATGTTTTCAGAGTCTGCCATCGAACGGATTGAGCAGGAATACAAAGAATGGCTTCATGAGTATGAGAAGGCTTTGCAGAAGCTTCCTGAGCGGCTGGAAAGGTTTTCAACGGTTTCTGACATGGAGGTGAAGAACCTATATACGCCGCTTGACATCAAGAATAAGGATTTCATGGAAGACATAGGCTTTCCCGGTTGCTATCCTTTCACCAGAGGCGTTCAGACAACGATGTATAGAGGACGACTCTGGACGATGAGAATGTTTGCCGGGTTGGGAACGGCCGAACAAACTAACGAGAGATTCCACTATCTCATTGACCACGGTGAAACCGGCCTGAGTGTAGCCTTTGATTTTCCTACTCTAATGGGTTATGACACCGATTCTCCCCTTGCTCGAGGTGAATGTGGACGTTGTGGTGTTGCTATTGACACCATAGATGACATGCAGAGACTCTTTGCGAGAATTAACCTTGAGGAAGTTACTACGTCCATGACCATTAACCCGCCAGCTTCGGTCATATGGGCAATGTATATTGCCAATGCTGAGAATGAAGGCTACTCAAGAAAAAAGCTGGGTGGAACCATCCAGAACGACTGTCTTAAAGAGTTTATAGCTCAGAAGACCCTTATGCTTCCTCCGGAACCAAGCATTAGGCTGGTTGTGGATACTGTAGAATTTGGCACTCGAGAGGTGCCTCGATGGAACACCATAAGCATCAGCGGTTATCACATCCGCGAAGCCGGTGCTACGGCGGTCCAGGAGCTAGCCTTTACTATCTATGATGGTATTACTTATGTGGAAGAATGTATCAAGCGCGGGCTCAATGTGGACGACTTTGCAGGCAGACTTTCCTTTTTCTGGAACTCCCATATAGACTTTTTTGAAGAAATAGCCAAGATGAGAGCTGCCCGCCGTATGTGGGCTCGCATTATGAAAAATCGCTTCAAAGCTCAGAATCCTAGATCAATGATGTGCCGTTTCCATGTTCAGACAGCAGGATGTTCTCTGACGGCGCAAGAACCTTACAACAACATTATTCGCACAACTACCGAAGCTCTAGCTGCTATACTTGGAGGCTGTCAGTCGCTCCATACCAATTCTCTTGACGAAGTTTACATGATTCCCAGCGAATTTGCTGTTAAGATCGCTCTTAGAACTCAGCAAATCCTTGCCTATGAAGTAGGAGCGGCGAATGTTATTGATCCTCTTGCAGGTTCCTATTATCTCGAGGCTTTAACTGATCGGATGGAGGAAGAAGCTAACGAATATATTCGGAAGCTTGACGAAATGGGTGGCATGGTAGCGGCCATAGAAAAGAACTATCCACAGATGGAAATAGCTGAAAGTGCCTATCGCTTCCAGCAACAGGTGGAGCGAGGTGAAAAGGCCATTATTGGAATCAATATGTTCCCCTCCGAGATCCCACCGCTTGAAGTTCTCAAGATCGATCCGGAAATTGAGCGGCTCCAGATCGAGCGGCTCCATAAATTCAAGGAGAAACGCAATAAGGTTAAACTTCAGAAGGCTCTTGACGAACTTCGCCGCCGCTGTGAAGGGAAGCCCTGTTGGGAGAATAATGTTATGCCGGCTCTCATCGAAGCGGTTAAAGCTGGAGCTACGGAGCAGGAATGCTGTGATGTCTATCGAGAAGTTTTTGGCACTTATACCGATCCTGCATCGTTTTAA
- a CDS encoding SDR family NAD(P)-dependent oxidoreductase has protein sequence MANRVLVTGGAGFIGSHIVDNLVRNGYEVAVLDNFGTGKLENLSEIIDKIKIFEGDITDRDLVFEVFKTWRPSIVSHQAAQASVKISMERPAFDALVNVVGGVNVLDASVATGVSHFIFASTGGAIYGEVPEGEAAQEEWPLNPKSPYAAAKASFEIYLKVYNAQFGLPFTVLRYANVYGPRQDPFGEAGVVAIFTERLINEKPVTVFARRTKGDVGCIRDYVFVDDVVNVHRLVISQRLEGVFNVSTGTGKTTMEVLEAIANTLNCRPTINFENPRPGDLEVSVLDNSSISKLFSAWTDFPEGIAKTVKWFLEKR, from the coding sequence GTGGCAAATCGAGTGTTAGTAACAGGCGGAGCAGGTTTTATAGGAAGCCACATAGTGGATAATCTCGTCCGAAACGGTTACGAAGTGGCGGTGCTGGACAATTTCGGCACAGGAAAGCTGGAAAATCTTTCAGAAATCATTGATAAAATAAAAATTTTTGAAGGAGACATTACAGACCGCGACCTGGTTTTTGAAGTTTTCAAGACCTGGAGACCATCCATCGTTTCCCACCAGGCGGCTCAGGCTTCGGTAAAAATATCCATGGAACGCCCGGCTTTTGACGCTCTTGTAAACGTCGTGGGGGGAGTAAACGTGCTTGATGCATCCGTTGCCACAGGTGTAAGTCACTTCATCTTTGCCTCCACCGGGGGAGCAATTTACGGTGAAGTGCCCGAAGGCGAGGCTGCTCAAGAAGAATGGCCTCTTAACCCCAAAAGCCCCTATGCTGCAGCAAAAGCGTCTTTTGAAATCTACCTGAAAGTCTATAACGCCCAGTTTGGCTTGCCCTTCACGGTGCTGCGTTATGCTAACGTTTACGGTCCCAGACAGGATCCTTTCGGAGAAGCCGGTGTTGTGGCTATATTTACAGAGCGGCTTATAAATGAAAAGCCTGTAACTGTTTTTGCACGCCGCACGAAAGGTGATGTTGGTTGCATCCGGGATTATGTGTTCGTAGATGATGTGGTAAATGTCCACAGGTTGGTGATTTCTCAGCGGCTTGAAGGAGTTTTTAACGTCTCTACAGGAACGGGAAAAACCACCATGGAAGTGCTCGAAGCCATAGCTAACACTCTAAATTGCCGTCCAACAATCAATTTTGAAAATCCCAGACCGGGAGATCTAGAAGTTAGCGTTCTCGATAATAGCTCCATCAGTAAGTTGTTTTCTGCATGGACCGATTTCCCCGAAGGAATCGCTAAAACCGTAAAGTGGTTTCTGGAAAAAAGGTAA
- a CDS encoding B12-binding domain-containing radical SAM protein, protein MALILLVNPWVTDFAAYDFWAKPLGLLFIGSLLSSSGHDVVLLDCMDRGKAQQAKNVIPGQDRFYGTGKYPKRPIDPPEPYKGFPRTYYRYGITEDIFDKILTKLPEKPRLIMVTSIMTYWYPGVQQTIERLKLHFPDVPVWLGGIYAKLCKEHAIQFSGADRVIDNPTNHLPDILEKEAGITIRNRDQWQNLSRFPHPFWKAYEKLFYGVLLASVGCPFSCPYCASSALQPKMAIRSTESLYEEIMMLNNRNVCDFAFYDDALLIYGWQSVAPLLRRLISERRSFRFHTPNAIHIRAIDEEKSELLFAAGFKTIRLGLETSSPVHQKTWGNKVENREFIKAVKILKKVGFTTYQIGVYLLCGVPGQKPEDVRFAVDFVAEQEVLPFIAEYSPLPGTKLWEEACRISSFDLAREPLYHNNSFFACRNKNFTYEDMVETKNYARRARSLLTSTSIAASS, encoded by the coding sequence GTGGCACTGATCCTGCTTGTAAATCCCTGGGTTACCGATTTTGCAGCCTATGATTTCTGGGCAAAACCGCTGGGACTACTTTTTATCGGATCTCTGCTATCATCAAGCGGGCACGACGTGGTGCTTTTAGATTGTATGGATCGCGGGAAAGCTCAACAGGCAAAAAACGTTATCCCCGGACAGGATAGATTTTACGGCACAGGAAAGTATCCCAAACGACCAATCGATCCGCCCGAGCCTTACAAAGGCTTTCCGAGAACCTATTATCGTTACGGCATAACTGAAGATATCTTTGACAAAATACTCACAAAACTTCCGGAAAAACCTCGACTTATTATGGTCACTTCCATCATGACTTACTGGTATCCCGGGGTTCAGCAAACCATAGAGCGGCTAAAACTGCATTTCCCCGATGTGCCCGTCTGGCTTGGAGGAATCTACGCCAAACTATGTAAAGAACATGCCATTCAGTTTTCTGGAGCCGATCGAGTCATAGACAACCCTACAAACCATCTTCCAGACATCCTGGAAAAAGAAGCTGGAATTACAATCAGAAACAGAGATCAATGGCAGAATTTATCTCGCTTTCCGCATCCTTTCTGGAAAGCCTACGAAAAGCTCTTCTACGGAGTGCTTCTTGCCAGTGTTGGCTGCCCCTTTTCCTGCCCTTACTGTGCATCGTCTGCATTGCAGCCAAAAATGGCCATCCGCTCAACCGAAAGTCTCTACGAAGAAATTATGATGCTCAATAACCGAAACGTCTGCGACTTCGCCTTTTATGACGATGCTCTGCTTATTTATGGCTGGCAGAGTGTAGCACCTCTCCTGCGACGTCTCATCAGCGAGAGACGTTCTTTCAGATTCCACACCCCCAACGCAATTCACATAAGAGCCATTGACGAGGAAAAAAGCGAACTTCTTTTCGCAGCAGGTTTTAAAACCATACGCCTGGGGCTGGAAACTTCATCCCCGGTTCATCAAAAAACCTGGGGGAATAAGGTTGAAAACCGTGAATTTATAAAAGCCGTAAAAATTCTGAAAAAAGTCGGTTTTACCACTTACCAGATCGGAGTATATCTTCTTTGCGGTGTTCCAGGTCAAAAGCCAGAAGATGTTCGGTTTGCCGTAGATTTTGTGGCAGAACAGGAAGTTCTTCCTTTTATTGCAGAATACTCCCCTCTCCCCGGAACCAAACTATGGGAAGAAGCTTGTCGTATTTCTTCCTTCGATTTAGCCAGAGAACCGCTCTATCACAACAATTCTTTCTTTGCCTGTAGAAACAAAAACTTTACTTACGAAGACATGGTGGAAACTAAGAACTACGCAAGGCGAGCAAGATCTCTTCTTACAAGCACATCAATAGCCGCTTCGTCGTAA
- a CDS encoding cobalamin B12-binding domain-containing protein gives MGNERKLRILVAKPGLDGHDRGARIIARALRDAGFEVIYTGCHQTPEQIVQTALQEDVDMIGLSILSGAHNYSFPRIMELLKENNAEDIVVVGGGIFPLEDIPKLKSIGIKEIFTPGAKLEDIIKWVRENVKPRKVAA, from the coding sequence ATGGGAAATGAAAGAAAACTCAGAATACTTGTTGCAAAGCCGGGACTGGATGGACACGATCGAGGTGCACGAATTATAGCCAGGGCATTGAGAGACGCAGGATTTGAAGTGATCTACACGGGATGCCATCAGACTCCAGAACAGATTGTCCAGACCGCTCTGCAGGAAGATGTGGATATGATAGGGCTTAGCATCCTTTCGGGGGCTCATAATTATTCATTCCCGCGCATTATGGAGCTTCTCAAGGAAAATAATGCTGAGGATATTGTTGTGGTCGGAGGAGGTATCTTCCCGCTTGAGGATATCCCGAAATTGAAATCCATTGGGATTAAAGAAATCTTTACGCCTGGTGCAAAACTTGAAGACATCATAAAATGGGTCAGGGAAAACGTTAAGCCTAGAAAGGTAGCGGCTTAG
- the meaB gene encoding methylmalonyl Co-A mutase-associated GTPase MeaB: MEIVDQVLRGDVRAVARLLRDIDDQIPSTRSILKELYPHTGKAYVIGFTGPPGAGKSTLVDQITAYYRKIGKTVAIIAIDPTSPFSGGAILGDRIRMQRHFLDKDVFIRSVATRGHFGGLTKSTHDMITVFDAMGKDIIVVETVGVGQGEVEIADCAHTTIVVSVPGLGDDIQAIKAGIMEIGNIFVVNKADREGAKKTVQELRNLLEMGRRFRMDIGEADDWEPPIVETQAHKGIGIEELCEAIDRHRAYLTTQKPEQFRKVMLKRTLHQFSETLRDELFKEMVRRIERRGESLEAIAEKIFQKELDPYSISRQLIREEFVQPDDQ, translated from the coding sequence ATGGAGATAGTGGATCAAGTATTGAGAGGAGATGTTCGAGCGGTCGCTCGACTTCTTAGAGATATTGACGATCAGATTCCATCTACCAGGAGTATCCTTAAGGAGCTTTATCCTCACACAGGTAAGGCATACGTAATAGGATTTACTGGTCCTCCTGGAGCAGGAAAGTCCACCCTGGTTGATCAGATAACGGCTTACTACCGAAAAATTGGAAAAACTGTGGCGATCATTGCTATAGATCCTACCAGTCCATTCAGTGGAGGCGCCATCCTTGGTGATAGGATTCGCATGCAGAGGCATTTTCTCGACAAGGATGTCTTCATCAGGAGTGTGGCAACTCGAGGTCATTTTGGTGGGCTGACTAAATCGACTCACGATATGATTACAGTCTTTGATGCTATGGGAAAAGATATAATCGTTGTAGAGACTGTAGGAGTTGGTCAGGGGGAAGTGGAAATTGCCGATTGTGCCCACACAACCATAGTAGTGAGTGTTCCAGGTCTCGGGGACGATATCCAGGCCATTAAGGCTGGAATTATGGAAATTGGAAACATCTTTGTGGTTAATAAGGCTGATCGTGAGGGTGCCAAGAAGACCGTTCAGGAACTTCGGAATCTTCTTGAAATGGGAAGGCGATTCAGGATGGACATCGGGGAAGCCGACGATTGGGAGCCCCCCATCGTGGAAACTCAGGCTCACAAAGGCATAGGTATCGAAGAATTGTGTGAAGCTATTGATCGTCACCGTGCCTACCTAACCACTCAAAAACCAGAACAATTTCGGAAAGTTATGCTTAAACGCACGCTTCATCAATTTTCTGAAACTCTAAGGGATGAACTTTTCAAAGAGATGGTAAGGCGTATTGAAAGGCGGGGAGAAAGCCTTGAAGCTATAGCAGAAAAGATTTTCCAGAAAGAACTTGATCCTTACTCTATTTCCAGACAGCTTATTAGAGAAGAATTCGTTCAGCCCGATGATCAATAA